In one window of bacterium DNA:
- a CDS encoding prephenate dehydrogenase/arogenate dehydrogenase family protein, with the protein MDTVEHEIGIVGLGLIGGSLALALKKAGFNYIVGVDVDDTVCQDALTAKALSKTSTDFQVLSNSSLIVLCVPLEAISDVFAKLKPILTPSTIITDVAGVKGPVIKWALSLPFPSNFIGGHPMAGREKGGFNSAIPDLFINRPWILTPTENTSDQTLEAVSEIITQTGAHVVTVPADEHDRQIAILSHLPHVLAASLMRIASKEGRYDLAGPSWEDATRVAASPSTMWTRISLTNRNELIDTIQQLEDELVYFRKALENEDTTSLQHFFEEARSIKTEKVGF; encoded by the coding sequence ATGGACACAGTAGAGCATGAAATTGGAATTGTTGGTCTTGGCCTTATCGGAGGCTCCCTTGCTCTTGCGCTAAAAAAAGCTGGGTTTAATTACATTGTCGGCGTTGATGTTGACGATACGGTATGTCAGGATGCTCTCACAGCCAAAGCGCTTTCCAAAACATCGACCGATTTTCAAGTCCTAAGTAACTCCAGTCTAATCGTCTTATGCGTTCCGTTGGAAGCGATCTCGGATGTCTTTGCCAAACTCAAGCCAATCTTAACTCCAAGTACAATCATTACCGACGTTGCGGGGGTCAAGGGGCCGGTGATTAAGTGGGCTTTATCTCTTCCCTTCCCTTCCAATTTCATCGGAGGGCATCCAATGGCTGGTCGCGAGAAGGGCGGATTCAATTCCGCCATTCCAGATCTTTTTATCAACCGGCCGTGGATACTTACTCCCACCGAAAACACTTCTGATCAAACTCTTGAAGCCGTCTCGGAAATAATCACTCAAACAGGCGCGCATGTGGTTACCGTTCCAGCCGATGAACATGATCGGCAAATCGCTATTCTCAGTCATCTCCCACATGTTCTAGCTGCATCACTAATGCGTATAGCTTCAAAAGAGGGGCGTTATGACCTTGCAGGGCCAAGTTGGGAGGACGCAACGCGAGTAGCGGCCAGCCCCTCCACCATGTGGACACGCATTTCCCTGACCAATCGCAACGAGCTAATTGACACTATCCAACAGCTTGAGGATGAACTAGTCTACTTCCGAAAAGCCCTCGAAAACGAAGATACTACATCTCTGCAACACTTCTTCGAAGAAGCCCGCAGCATAAAGACTGAAAAAGTAGGTTTCTAA
- the aroA gene encoding 3-phosphoshikimate 1-carboxyvinyltransferase produces the protein MTQIRIEPVHAIIGTWTPPGDKSISHRAVILGALAHGRSVIQCFLEADDCMRTMHAIQALGVAVSKIETGEYIVQGCGATGLQTPKDVLDFGNSGTGLRLMAGVLAGQPFQSVLTGDDSIRRRPMKRIVEPLRSMGVTIDGQNNANNAPLSIQGGNLHGIRYISPVASAQVKSCILLAGLFAEGMTQVIEPSLSRDHTERMLAGFGYELEHDHLSVSLKGGQKLSACDVIVPGDISSAAFFLVAALLVPNSNIFLENVGLNPTRMGILDVLNAAGAEIQVMSEYISGGEPIGDLQVSTHPLKAMSIDADFMPRLIDEIPILAVAATQAHGETVITGAQELRVKESDRLSTITQELRKMGAQIEETPDGLIISGPTPLKGAIVESHNDHRISMSLAIAALIAEGDTTINNTECIETSFPTFEASLRELVRS, from the coding sequence ATGACCCAAATTAGAATTGAACCTGTTCACGCTATAATAGGTACTTGGACACCGCCGGGGGATAAGTCGATTTCACATCGAGCGGTTATCCTTGGGGCGCTTGCTCATGGACGTAGTGTTATCCAATGCTTTCTTGAGGCCGATGACTGCATGAGAACGATGCATGCCATTCAAGCTCTCGGAGTTGCTGTCTCGAAAATAGAAACGGGTGAATATATAGTTCAAGGGTGTGGAGCAACCGGTCTTCAAACACCAAAAGATGTGCTTGATTTCGGCAACTCAGGAACAGGGTTGCGCTTGATGGCCGGTGTATTAGCAGGTCAACCGTTTCAAAGTGTCTTAACAGGCGATGACTCTATTAGACGCCGACCCATGAAGCGGATTGTAGAGCCTCTTCGTAGCATGGGCGTGACTATAGACGGCCAAAATAATGCCAACAACGCTCCCTTATCTATCCAAGGCGGAAATCTGCATGGCATTCGATATATCTCTCCCGTCGCAAGCGCTCAGGTTAAATCGTGCATTTTGCTTGCGGGTTTGTTTGCTGAGGGTATGACACAAGTAATCGAACCTTCGCTCTCACGCGACCACACCGAGCGAATGCTGGCAGGGTTTGGATACGAACTTGAACATGACCACTTGAGCGTAAGTCTCAAAGGCGGCCAAAAGCTGTCGGCTTGTGATGTGATCGTGCCAGGAGATATTTCATCTGCAGCCTTTTTCTTAGTCGCTGCATTATTAGTACCCAACAGCAATATATTCCTCGAAAACGTTGGGCTGAATCCGACTAGAATGGGAATTCTTGACGTCCTAAATGCCGCAGGGGCAGAGATTCAGGTGATGAGTGAATACATCAGCGGTGGTGAACCGATTGGTGATTTACAGGTTTCAACACATCCGCTTAAGGCTATGAGTATTGATGCCGACTTTATGCCGCGACTTATCGATGAAATCCCCATCCTCGCAGTTGCTGCAACTCAAGCTCATGGAGAAACGGTCATCACGGGCGCCCAAGAGCTTCGAGTAAAAGAAAGCGACCGGTTGTCAACGATAACACAAGAGCTTCGTAAGATGGGCGCTCAGATAGAAGAAACCCCTGATGGCCTCATAATCAGCGGCCCAACTCCTCTTAAAGGCGCTATCGTCGAAAGCCACAACGATCACCGCATTTCGATGTCCCTAGCCATCGCGGCCCTGATCGCTGAGGGCGATACCACCATCAACAACACCGAATGCATAGAAACAAGCTTCCCCACCTTCGAAGCGTCACTTAGAGAGTTAGTGCGAAGTTAG